Genomic DNA from Segatella copri:
ACTGCACAAACAATAGGAATAGAAATACATGTTATGATAGAATAGACCAATAAAATATTCTGGTTCGGCTGTATTTCTTTTGAAATTTTTGAGGCTGGTGGTGCTATATAATCACATGCGATAGATGCAACAACAAATCCTACAATCCATACTGTAAGAATGAATGGAAAATTATTCTTGATAGGATAAAATGTATTTGGTAGTAAATAGTATATAAGTATAGCGATAGCCCATACACCTGGTACTGCTACGTATGGCGAAAATATATCATGCGATATATAATAGCCTATGCCTACTATTAAAATTGTTAAAAGAAAAGTTATAATCAACATTATTTCAAATATTTTTTATAGTTATATATCATTAAGATAGCCACGGCAACTTCTGTTGTTGTTACAACAATACTAGCGCCAACGGCTTGAAGGGAAGGTATGAATATTAACATCATGCAGATTGATGCAATCGCTGCTATGAAATATACATCACGAAAACGATGGCTAGTGTGCTCGTTCCCTAGAGCTATTAGTCCCATTTGCCCATAAACACCTCCAACTCCAATAGCAAATGGAGTAAGTGCGAAAATTTTCAAATAGATATCAAGACCAGAGTAGTCTTCACCAAGTACTGATGGTAGCCAAATACTACTAGTCCAGATTGCTACTCCTACAATTGCCATGACCATTAATACAAGTATGCGTACTTGTCCAAATAAGCGGCGTGCCTCACTGCAATTCTTTGCCGATACAGAACTGATCTTTGGAAAGAACACCTGGTTTAGTGGGGTGTAAACAAGAAAGCACACTGCTCGCATGATACGCTCTGCAGAAGAGTATTTGCCAATGATATCTGTTGTGCAATAGAAGCCGAGTACAACAACGATTAGTTGTGTATATATGCTTGTTGAAGCCGATGAGAGAAATAGAGGAAAACTAGTATGTAGCTCACTTTGTATCCCAGTCCATATTGGTGGCACCCAATTTATAAGTCGTTTGTATATTATATATACATTAGAAATAATTGCAGTAAACAGAAATACTGCAGCTTGAAGAAATGCTGCTAGTACATAGTCATTAGGACTCTTCACGAAAATAAATATGAGTGGCAGAAGGGTAACCTTAGATATTGTGTTTATAATAGAAAATAAACGTATTTTACCTATTCCTTGAAAAAACCACATAAATGTAAATACCGAGCCTAGTAGCATTGGAAATGTAGCGATGATTGCTCTAGAGTAGAATTGAAAAGTGGGTACAGCGACAAGCAAAGTACCAAGTATAACTGCTGAAACAGTTAACAATACTGATTTGGCTGCAATTACATTCCAAAAAACACGACTCCGTTCAACATAGTCATCTTTTACCATTGCTATATGTTTGGTTGCACTGAGATTAAATCCAAAATCAACAATGATAATTAGGTATTGTATAACAGACAGAGCAAATCCAACATAACCATAACCTGTGGCACCGAGTTTTATCATGAGATACGGCATCACAAAAATAGGAAGTAGCTGGTTGATACCTTGTAACATCATAAGATATAAGGTATCAACCAGATCTTTGCGGTTTGTTAAAAAATATTGTTTAATATTCGTTGGTTGCATGTCCCATTTTTTGATTGTATATATCTTTGACCATATAGAAGGAAAAACTACAGAAAAAGGCTAAAAACGACATTAGAGCCATTGTTATTATTCGTTTTGGTCCAGATGGCTTAGATGGTATTGCTGCAGGTTGTATTGTAACGAATATTGGAGTTCGTTCTTGAAGTTTTGCCTGAGCAAGTTGCATCTGTTGCACTGATTGTTGATACATGTTGTATGCCATCTGCATCTCGTTCTCCAATCGGTCTCTAACCTGTGTAAAAGACATGAGACCAATATCTTCATTGGCATCGCAATAAGCTGAGTACTTTTGTTGTGCTTTAATGTATTGAGCTCTTGACTCAGCAACAATCTTTCTTGTGTACTCTACGTCTTTACGAGATTTGTTTGTACGATACTGTGTGATGTATATTTGCAATCTTTTGCGGATCAAATCTGCAATTTGTGCAGAAACATCTGCATCAAGAGTTGTTACGCTTACCGAAATCATATCTGTTTTCTTATCCACACTGCAAAAAAACGAACCAAATAGAGCATCAACAATAGTCTGTTGCTGTTTGGATATATGTGTAGGATTTATATTTGACTTTATAATTTCCTTCTTTAAATTGAACAATTTGCCCCACCATGGTTTAATCTGATAATTTTCAAAGTACTCAAAGATGCTTACCTTCTTATGAAGGCGAGATACGGTTATTTCTTGTTTGAGTAATTCGGTAAGGAATATAGTAGAGCCTAATACTTTTGGATAAAACTCAGGGTAGATAGCATCTTCTGTTGAACCTGTATTCATTTTTATTCCAGCAATTGCTGCTATTGACCCAAGATTTCCCGATACCGAATTTGCTGATGATTCAGGCAAGAGTATTGTTTCTGATTTCCACGTTCTTGGCAAACTGAAAATGTATATGCCAGTCAGTATCATCACACTAAAGGTAAATATTAGGATAGCTAAAAGTTTCTTTTTTAGTAAAGAAACCAGATGAACGAGATTAGCGGATGCTTGATCTGCTGTTTTATAACTATATTCTGTATTTTCACTCATTTTTCTATCTACTTTTATTTTTTTATGCAAAAGTACAACGATTACCCAGATTCTCCGAGTTTTTGGCAAAAAACTATTTTAGAATCTCGGCTTGCCTTTCTTAAAGATTTCTACATTAACTCGATAGCCATATTCGGATGGTTCATCAAGTTCATTAGACTCGTATTCGCGCTGGAGAAATTCTATTGCTTGTGCAATAGCTTCTTTTCTTGTATCACCATGCGTACTGCAAGAGCTTGATGGTCTGTCGTTGCCCATCATTTCTAATCTAGCATTTATTAATGTATTTAAGTCCATTTTCTTTATTTTTATGTTATTTCTTGTAAAATTACAACTTTTCTTCGAATCTTTGAAATGAGGACATTTGGTAAGAGTTTCAGTACCGTCATACTTCACTCAATTACTTACTCATATTAGCAATCGTAGCAATCATGGCGGCGATGCTGCTCATGCTGCTTCCCATACTCATCATTTCGGCGGTACTCATCTTGCGCTTCAGCTTAGCTGGGACGACAATCTCGCTGCCTGGCTGCACTTTGGCACCATGAGAGAGCTTGGCTACCTTGCCATTCATATAGATGATGTATGCCTTGCTCTTTAATGCATCTGAGGCAAAACCACCTGCCTGATCGATATAGTAGCTTGCCTTCTTGCCCTTTTCGTAGGCTACCGTGTTAGCAAACATTACGGCACCATTGATCTTTACCGTACCATTGTACTGAGGAATGACCAGACGGTCGCCCTCGCGCAAGATGATGTCGGCATCGCTGCCTGGGTTCGCCAGTGCTTCTGGAAGGTCGATACCTACAGGGTATTCGCTAGGTACGTTGAACTTCTCTATGTTGGTACGCTCTACATCCTTAGAGGTCTGCGAGATGGCACCAGCATTGTTGCTGCTGGAGGCTAGTTGCAGAAGATTTTTCTGTATCTCTTCGCGCTGCATCTTCAATACTGCCTCCATGCGCTGCTTCTCTTGCTCGTTGGCTTTGCGGATGATGCGGGCTCCCTTGAGATATGCCTGGTCGGTAGCTCCACCTGCCTTCTTGAAGAGTTCACTCAGGCGGGCGTTGCGACGGTCTAATGTATAGAGACCGGCAAACATCACTTCACCGGTAATCGATACGTTCTGCTGCTCAACATAAGCCGGACTCTGACGAATCATTACTTCATCAAATGGCATCAGCTTGAAGCCAGGGGTGCCGTCTATAACGAAGCCGTCTTTAAGAGATAGGATGTAGGTCTTGGCGATAACGCTATCTGGACGTAAAGCCTTGGCATCCATCACTCTACGGCTTACCATTACATTAACGGTTGAAGCCTTGTCGGTTAAGCCGCCTGCCTGAAGAACGAAGTCTTCGAGGGTCTCATTGTCGGCATATTGGTAAACTCCTGGATACTGCACTTCGCCACGGATGGTGAGAGTACGCTCTACAATCTTTTCCTGTCGGGTAGGAATGAAGAGAACATCGTTCTCCTTCAAAGGGATATCTGGAGTCTTGCCGTTCATGATGCCGGCGATGTCTACACTTATTACTTCGAGCGAGCGGTCAGACTTCATGCGGTGCATTACGGCACGGTTAGTGAATGCCTCCTCAGTCAATCCTTCGGCATGCTCTACAAGGGTGCGTACGCTGTTGATTTCTTCGCCGAGATTGTACATGCCCGGACGGAATACGGCTCCTTTCACCTCTACGGTGTTGGCGTAGCGTGGCAGGATGCTGTCTACGCTGATTGAGTCGCCGTCATCGATGCGGAAACTTGAGAAGTCGAACTCCCCAACATTATATACGGCATGTTCTCTGCCTGTCTTGCGGTTCAGTCTTACTGATTTCTTATAAGCATCGCCTGTAAAACCGCCGGAATACTTCAGAAGGGAATTGACGCTCTCGTTCTTCTTCATTTCGTAGATCATCGGGCGCTTTACCTTTCCGGCGATGGTTACGAGACAATCGTATGGACCTACTACGATGACATCGTTGTCGGCAAGACGGACATTACCCGTCAGCTTGCCGTTCAGGATGTAGTCGTAGATGTCGACAACTGTTACCAGCTTATTGTGTCTGTATACCTTGATGTTT
This window encodes:
- a CDS encoding oligosaccharide flippase family protein; the protein is MQPTNIKQYFLTNRKDLVDTLYLMMLQGINQLLPIFVMPYLMIKLGATGYGYVGFALSVIQYLIIIVDFGFNLSATKHIAMVKDDYVERSRVFWNVIAAKSVLLTVSAVILGTLLVAVPTFQFYSRAIIATFPMLLGSVFTFMWFFQGIGKIRLFSIINTISKVTLLPLIFIFVKSPNDYVLAAFLQAAVFLFTAIISNVYIIYKRLINWVPPIWTGIQSELHTSFPLFLSSASTSIYTQLIVVVLGFYCTTDIIGKYSSAERIMRAVCFLVYTPLNQVFFPKISSVSAKNCSEARRLFGQVRILVLMVMAIVGVAIWTSSIWLPSVLGEDYSGLDIYLKIFALTPFAIGVGGVYGQMGLIALGNEHTSHRFRDVYFIAAIASICMMLIFIPSLQAVGASIVVTTTEVAVAILMIYNYKKYLK
- a CDS encoding SLBB domain-containing protein, whose product is MKKHIILVLALVLSSGPLFAQSSHMTDDQVMSFVVKEHERGTSNSQIVTKLMQQGVDISQIRRVRNKYQKMSQQNELYSTTAAGNAGNKRMRTNNGKQREDYQDKDNEKQASTYSNYRIQSKQNDSYYSSYDENNPDYANFSKEMNALVPDTATMVKQMQAELGIKRNKVFGRDIFNNKDLSFEPNMNIATPQNYRLGPGDAVIIDIYGASQKTIESTVSPDGEVTIEGYGPVSVSGLTVAQANARLRNTVGSRYRSSRIKLTVGQTKTIMVNVMGEVKIPGTYTLSAFATVFHALYMAGGTNDLGTLRNIKVYRHNKLVTVVDIYDYILNGKLTGNVRLADNDVIVVGPYDCLVTIAGKVKRPMIYEMKKNESVNSLLKYSGGFTGDAYKKSVRLNRKTGREHAVYNVGEFDFSSFRIDDGDSISVDSILPRYANTVEVKGAVFRPGMYNLGEEINSVRTLVEHAEGLTEEAFTNRAVMHRMKSDRSLEVISVDIAGIMNGKTPDIPLKENDVLFIPTRQEKIVERTLTIRGEVQYPGVYQYADNETLEDFVLQAGGLTDKASTVNVMVSRRVMDAKALRPDSVIAKTYILSLKDGFVIDGTPGFKLMPFDEVMIRQSPAYVEQQNVSITGEVMFAGLYTLDRRNARLSELFKKAGGATDQAYLKGARIIRKANEQEKQRMEAVLKMQREEIQKNLLQLASSSNNAGAISQTSKDVERTNIEKFNVPSEYPVGIDLPEALANPGSDADIILREGDRLVIPQYNGTVKINGAVMFANTVAYEKGKKASYYIDQAGGFASDALKSKAYIIYMNGKVAKLSHGAKVQPGSEIVVPAKLKRKMSTAEMMSMGSSMSSIAAMIATIANMSK
- a CDS encoding Wzz/FepE/Etk N-terminal domain-containing protein; translated protein: MSENTEYSYKTADQASANLVHLVSLLKKKLLAILIFTFSVMILTGIYIFSLPRTWKSETILLPESSANSVSGNLGSIAAIAGIKMNTGSTEDAIYPEFYPKVLGSTIFLTELLKQEITVSRLHKKVSIFEYFENYQIKPWWGKLFNLKKEIIKSNINPTHISKQQQTIVDALFGSFFCSVDKKTDMISVSVTTLDADVSAQIADLIRKRLQIYITQYRTNKSRKDVEYTRKIVAESRAQYIKAQQKYSAYCDANEDIGLMSFTQVRDRLENEMQMAYNMYQQSVQQMQLAQAKLQERTPIFVTIQPAAIPSKPSGPKRIITMALMSFLAFFCSFSFYMVKDIYNQKMGHATNEY